One Cuculus canorus isolate bCucCan1 chromosome 2, bCucCan1.pri, whole genome shotgun sequence genomic region harbors:
- the PPP1R3G gene encoding protein phosphatase 1 regulatory subunit 3G produces MEEDAEGGCGGRCPQAQRSLASPLPRPPSGRRTCARSRPVAAGPAPPAARGEAPGWGGAPRPVPRRGLRIKPCRPGLPAPGRPGMASPAHPRREEEEEEGEEEEEEEEEEEGAAAGEGCCGKCKKRVQFADSLGLSLASVKHFSEAEEPLRRPQSPPGGVPASALPEPPELPDPSAERLRRQRVCLGRPPAPPELRGTVRVLGCPGAKEVTVRYTFNEWLSFVDVPARPLPPVPGAAPDPLAERFGFALCVPPGLGEGCALHFAIRYRSAQGEFWDNNGGRNYTVRCCPAAPRR; encoded by the coding sequence atggaggaggatgCGGAGGGAGGATGCGGAGGGAGATGCCCGCAGGCACAGCGCTCCCTCGCCTCCCCCCTCCCTCGCCCACCCAGCGGGCGGAGGACGTGCGCGCGCTCCCGTCCCGTCGCGGCGGGTCCCGCCCCTCCCGCAGCCCGCGGGGAGGCTCCGGGGTGGGGGGGCGCTCCCCGCCCGGTCCCGCGCCGGGGGCTTCGGATAAAGCCGTGCCGTCCCGGGCTGCCGGCACCGGGGCGCCCCGGCATGGCGAGCCCCGCACACCcgcggcgggaggaggaggaggaggagggagaggaggaggaggaggaggaagaggaggaggaaggcgcGGCGGCGGGCGAAGGCTGCTGCGGGAAGTGCAAGAAGCGGGTGCAGTTCGCCGACTCGCTGGGGCTGAGCCTGGCCAGCGTGAAGCACTTCAGCGAGGCGGAGGAGCCGCTGCGGCGCCCGCAGAGCCCGCCCGGCGGGGTCCCCGCTTCGGCGCTGCCCGAGCCGCCCGAGCTGCCCGATCCCAGCGCCGAGCGGCTGCGGCGCCAGCGCGTCTGCCTGGGGCGGCCGCCCGCGCCCCCCGAGCTGCGCGGCACCGTGCGGGTGCTGGGCTGCCCCGGCGCCAAGGAGGTCACGGTGCGATACACCTTCAACGAGTGGCTCTCTTTCGTCGACGTCCCCGCCCGCCCGCTGCCCCCCGTCCCCGGGGCGGCTCCGGACCCGCTGGCCGAGCGCTTCGGCTTCGCGCTCTGCGTCCCGCCCGGCCTCGGCGAGGGCTGCGCGCTCCACTTCGCCATCCGCTACCGCAGCGCCCAGGGCGAGTTCTGGGACAACAACGGCGGCCGCAACTACACGGTGCGGTGctgccccgccgccccccgccgctGA